One genomic segment of Marinitoga piezophila KA3 includes these proteins:
- a CDS encoding PHP domain-containing protein translates to MLLDLHCHSTYSDGTCSPKSLIKKAKNLGLKYFSITDHDTINAQPEAIEYSKQLNLNYIPGVEINAEFPTLMDILGYNIDINNDYLLNILNTIFEKRIERNRLMIELLKEEGFNIDIEDLEGVSLHTIGRPHIARMLLKKGYGTSVSQIINTYLTRGKKCYVERFKFSPKKTIKAIKKAGGIAVLAHPRKLRLSKIQVETLLNELKDYGLDGVEAFHYSSDPEYTNFLIDLARKLGLLITAGSDFHGTNKPFVSLGVFVEDFILQDTINYFITKY, encoded by the coding sequence ATGTTACTGGATCTACACTGTCATAGCACATATTCTGATGGTACATGTTCTCCAAAATCTTTAATAAAAAAAGCCAAAAATCTTGGATTAAAATATTTTTCCATTACTGATCACGATACAATAAACGCTCAACCGGAAGCAATTGAGTATTCAAAGCAACTCAATCTCAATTATATACCAGGTGTTGAAATAAATGCAGAATTTCCTACATTAATGGATATTCTTGGATACAATATAGATATAAATAATGATTATTTGTTAAATATACTAAACACAATATTTGAAAAAAGAATAGAAAGAAACAGGTTAATGATAGAACTGCTGAAAGAAGAAGGTTTTAATATTGATATTGAAGATCTTGAAGGAGTTTCTCTTCATACAATAGGTCGTCCCCATATTGCACGCATGCTATTAAAAAAAGGCTATGGAACATCGGTAAGTCAGATAATTAATACATATCTCACAAGAGGAAAAAAATGCTATGTTGAACGATTTAAATTTTCTCCCAAAAAAACCATAAAGGCTATAAAAAAAGCAGGTGGAATTGCAGTTTTAGCTCATCCAAGAAAACTTAGATTATCAAAAATACAGGTTGAGACGCTTTTAAATGAATTAAAAGATTATGGATTGGATGGAGTAGAGGCATTTCATTATTCCAGTGATCCAGAATATACTAATTTTCTAATTGATTTAGCAAGAAAATTGGGGCTTTTAATAACTGCTGGAAGTGATTTTCACGGTACTAACAAACCATTTGTATCCCTTGGAGTTTTTGTTGAAGATTTTATTCTGCAAGATACAATTAACTATTTTATTACAAAATATTAA
- a CDS encoding flagellar protein FlaG, translating to MGDLNRISGDFGSFIDSITRDAENSRRLSKNNNNIGEEHQRVQSNQNQQKNNEIKDPEVLSKMIEEKLNKLREIFKGEVKFEVNNDVDMVIVKIIDKDSKKVIRQIPPETAVKIAEMLDKLEGILLDERA from the coding sequence ATGGGAGACTTAAACAGAATAAGTGGGGACTTTGGAAGTTTTATAGATTCAATAACAAGAGATGCCGAAAATAGCAGAAGATTATCGAAAAACAATAATAACATTGGTGAAGAGCATCAAAGAGTACAGAGTAATCAGAATCAACAGAAGAACAATGAAATTAAGGATCCGGAAGTTTTATCAAAAATGATAGAAGAAAAGTTAAATAAATTAAGAGAAATCTTTAAAGGTGAAGTAAAATTTGAAGTAAACAATGATGTTGATATGGTTATAGTTAAAATAATAGATAAAGATTCCAAAAAGGTTATAAGACAGATTCCTCCGGAAACTGCAGTAAAAATTGCAGAAATGCTTGATAAGTTGGAGGGAATATTATTAGATGAACGTGCTTAA
- the fliD gene encoding flagellar filament capping protein FliD: protein MSENSYLGSFQFGGVASGLDTASMIDKLMEVERKPLERLQNDYENLKLKQKAWKELDEKLSDFWDFLATFKLKSKLIPKSVSVSDENVLSATAATSATNSSFKVKVNSLSSSTILTPDNTLGDVPDLNTQYYKLTGRTTPVAGTFTLKALDSNGNTLETVNIDFAGTDTIQDIINKIDSNSTYFTAELVDGKLKIHEKAGQEGSVANILLGDASDTSNFTEVFNLEGADYVAGSGGSAGYIESTVHAGAVNTGTTLSDISSDVTSGIIRINGTEITVSADDTIGSLISRINASNAGVIAWYDENEDKLMIRNKEGGPQSITIEDGDADGNNKTNVLDDLSWVDATGNYMGKVTPGTAANVEIDIDGDGVADLTKTTWGNTVEYNNVTIDLKSTSTDWVNVQVTQDADATYDKIKEFVDKYNEVIGYVYEKLNEEPVKPERGKELSEEDKMKGVLKDDQNLRDIFYKLRDIAYGVVDWTSDVKGKYSSLYDIGISSGDAGGTYENTMKGVLSIDEDKLKAAIQDNAEEVWKLFAYEDDNNKGIAIQFKDYVWDTTKFGGTIDQISGTTGTIGLEMRDIAKRMVSLVDQLQRKEAYYWQKFSAMEQSVSQMQSQGSWILGAFAK, encoded by the coding sequence ATGAGTGAAAATAGTTATCTTGGATCATTTCAATTTGGCGGTGTTGCCAGTGGTCTTGATACAGCAAGTATGATAGATAAATTAATGGAAGTTGAAAGAAAGCCGTTAGAAAGGCTTCAAAATGATTATGAAAATTTAAAATTAAAGCAAAAGGCGTGGAAGGAATTAGATGAAAAATTAAGTGACTTCTGGGATTTCCTTGCAACTTTTAAATTAAAGAGCAAACTTATTCCAAAAAGTGTAAGTGTAAGTGATGAAAATGTATTAAGTGCCACAGCTGCAACTTCAGCCACAAATTCAAGTTTCAAAGTTAAGGTTAATTCATTATCCTCATCAACAATTTTAACTCCGGATAATACTTTAGGTGATGTACCTGATTTAAATACGCAATATTATAAATTAACTGGAAGGACAACACCGGTAGCAGGGACATTTACATTAAAAGCTTTAGATTCAAATGGTAATACACTTGAAACAGTAAATATTGATTTTGCAGGTACAGATACAATACAGGATATAATAAATAAAATCGATTCAAATTCCACATATTTTACAGCTGAATTAGTTGATGGGAAATTAAAAATACATGAAAAGGCCGGACAGGAAGGTTCCGTTGCAAATATTTTATTGGGCGATGCTTCTGATACAAGTAATTTTACAGAAGTATTCAATCTTGAGGGTGCTGATTATGTTGCTGGCAGTGGTGGAAGTGCTGGTTATATTGAAAGTACTGTACATGCAGGTGCAGTAAATACCGGAACAACATTGTCAGATATAAGTTCTGATGTAACTTCTGGAATAATCAGAATAAACGGAACAGAAATTACAGTAAGTGCAGATGATACAATAGGAAGTTTAATTTCAAGAATAAATGCTTCAAATGCAGGGGTTATTGCATGGTATGATGAGAATGAAGATAAATTAATGATAAGAAATAAAGAAGGCGGTCCACAGTCTATTACAATAGAGGATGGAGATGCAGATGGAAATAATAAAACTAATGTTTTAGATGATTTGTCCTGGGTAGATGCAACAGGAAATTATATGGGAAAAGTAACTCCTGGTACTGCTGCAAATGTTGAAATAGATATAGATGGCGATGGTGTAGCTGATCTTACAAAAACAACATGGGGTAATACAGTTGAATATAATAATGTTACCATTGATTTGAAATCAACATCTACAGATTGGGTAAATGTTCAGGTTACACAGGATGCAGATGCTACATATGATAAAATAAAAGAATTTGTAGATAAATACAATGAAGTAATTGGTTATGTATATGAAAAATTAAATGAAGAGCCAGTAAAACCAGAAAGAGGGAAAGAATTAAGCGAAGAAGATAAAATGAAAGGTGTTTTAAAAGATGATCAAAATCTAAGAGATATCTTTTATAAATTAAGAGATATTGCATATGGAGTTGTTGATTGGACTTCTGATGTAAAAGGAAAATATAGTTCTTTATATGATATAGGAATATCTTCTGGTGATGCTGGTGGGACGTATGAAAATACAATGAAAGGTGTTCTTTCAATTGATGAGGATAAATTAAAGGCTGCTATACAGGATAATGCAGAAGAAGTATGGAAATTGTTTGCATATGAAGATGATAATAATAAAGGGATAGCAATACAGTTTAAGGATTATGTATGGGATACAACAAAGTTTGGTGGAACTATAGATCAAATTTCTGGAACCACAGGCACTATTGGACTTGAAATGAGAGATATAGCAAAAAGAATGGTTTCGCTTGTAGATCAACTTCAAAGAAAAGAAGCATATTACTGGCAGAAATTCTCAGCTATGGAGCAATCTGTATCTCAAATGCAATCACAGGGTTCATGGATATTAGGAGCATTTGCAAAATAA
- a CDS encoding carboxypeptidase M32, protein MSALEDLKKRLRLISRYNTAAALLEWDFETMMPEKAAEERAEVIGEISGHAFEMSVSDETWNLVLNAEKELLESEVDKAIVRVAKKELEKSKKIPPELYKELSIETSKAQAAWEKAKTNNDFSIFQPHLEKIVELTKQIADKLGYEENRYDALLDMYEPGLKTSELKKIIEPLRDFLVNYLAKLEKGEKPDNEILKQFFPVEKQKELSIRALNLMNYDFKAGRMDVAMHPFTTTIGLNDVRITTRYNEHDLNDSLYSTIHEGGHALYEQGIPAEFSGLPIGDGASMGIHESQSRFWENIVGRSPEFWEYFYNDLVDVFPELKKYTPEDIFRATNYVERSLIRTEADEVTYNLHIMLRFEIEEALINDKIKVADLPKIWNEKMEKYLGVVPEKDSEGVLQDVHWAHGSFGYFPSYMLGNLYSAQLLYTMKKDIPDYNEAIRKGDFKPLLKWLRDKIHSKGKMYEPGELIKMATGEELNPEYFMKYIEEKFNKVYKI, encoded by the coding sequence ATGAGCGCATTAGAAGATTTAAAAAAACGATTAAGATTAATATCGAGGTATAACACAGCCGCTGCATTGCTTGAATGGGATTTTGAAACTATGATGCCAGAAAAAGCTGCTGAAGAAAGAGCTGAGGTAATTGGTGAAATTTCAGGTCATGCTTTTGAAATGTCTGTTTCTGATGAAACATGGAATCTTGTTTTAAATGCAGAGAAAGAACTTTTAGAAAGCGAAGTTGATAAAGCTATAGTCAGAGTTGCAAAAAAGGAACTTGAAAAGTCTAAAAAAATTCCTCCAGAACTATACAAAGAATTAAGTATTGAAACCTCAAAAGCTCAGGCTGCATGGGAAAAGGCAAAAACAAATAATGATTTCTCTATTTTCCAACCACATCTGGAAAAAATTGTTGAATTGACAAAACAAATTGCCGATAAATTAGGATATGAAGAAAATAGATACGATGCCTTATTGGATATGTATGAACCAGGACTTAAAACATCAGAACTTAAAAAGATTATTGAACCTTTAAGGGATTTTCTGGTAAATTATCTCGCTAAACTCGAAAAAGGCGAAAAACCAGATAATGAAATTTTAAAGCAATTTTTTCCTGTTGAAAAACAGAAAGAACTATCTATACGTGCTTTAAACTTAATGAATTATGACTTTAAAGCAGGAAGAATGGACGTGGCAATGCACCCATTTACAACAACAATAGGATTAAATGATGTAAGAATCACAACAAGATACAACGAACACGATTTAAATGATTCATTATATAGTACAATTCATGAAGGAGGACACGCATTATACGAACAGGGAATCCCTGCAGAATTTTCAGGATTACCTATTGGTGATGGTGCTTCAATGGGAATTCATGAAAGTCAATCAAGATTCTGGGAAAATATTGTAGGAAGAAGCCCGGAATTCTGGGAATATTTTTATAACGATCTTGTTGATGTATTTCCAGAATTAAAGAAATATACACCTGAAGATATTTTCAGAGCAACAAATTACGTTGAAAGATCATTAATAAGAACAGAAGCCGATGAAGTTACATATAATCTTCACATTATGTTGCGTTTTGAAATTGAGGAAGCTTTAATAAATGATAAGATTAAAGTAGCGGATTTACCAAAAATATGGAATGAAAAAATGGAAAAATATCTTGGCGTTGTTCCTGAAAAGGATAGCGAAGGGGTTTTACAGGATGTTCATTGGGCACATGGCTCTTTTGGATACTTCCCTTCATATATGTTAGGAAACCTTTATTCAGCACAATTATTATATACAATGAAAAAAGATATTCCAGATTATAATGAAGCTATTAGAAAAGGAGATTTTAAACCTCTTCTTAAATGGTTAAGAGATAAAATACATTCAAAAGGAAAGATGTATGAACCAGGAGAATTAATAAAAATGGCAACTGGGGAAGAATTAAATCCAGAATATTTCATGAAATATATAGAAGAAAAATTTAATAAAGTTTATAAAATCTAA
- the glmM gene encoding phosphoglucosamine mutase has protein sequence MKRLFGTDGIRGLVNEELTVDLTYKVGNALGRMYAGKYEKLLIGRDTRNSGEMFEAALAAGALSAGLNVEFCGVITTPALAYLTKSEKSLGVMISASHNPANYNGIKVLAEGFKISDEDEVDIENIILEKHPDYVPYGEIGKMTSSHLKDKYTGYIVSLFEINNLNYKIAVDVGNGATGAVIDKIFGAFNIDYDLYFNEPDGLNINEKCGSTHPEVLAGIVKEKEYDLGILFDGDGDRCLFIDKNGKLIDGDKLMAINALKLKEKGRLSGNLVVATIMSNLGLEKFLEKHDISLMRTAVGDKYVLEEMLASKANLGGEQSGHIIFLDKATTGDGIITALETLETMLHYNKNIDELIKDIPEYPQLLKNVSVKDKKAVMRNKNLIEAIEKFSKLDNFRLVVRPSGTEHKIRIMAEGEDKKLVHDVVNELYAMIEEIEKY, from the coding sequence ATGAAAAGATTATTTGGAACTGATGGTATTAGAGGTTTGGTAAATGAAGAGTTAACTGTAGATTTAACATATAAAGTGGGAAATGCATTGGGAAGAATGTATGCAGGTAAATATGAAAAATTATTAATTGGAAGAGATACACGAAATTCAGGAGAAATGTTTGAAGCAGCTTTAGCCGCTGGAGCATTATCTGCCGGTTTAAATGTTGAATTTTGTGGTGTTATAACAACACCGGCTTTGGCATATTTAACCAAAAGCGAGAAAAGTCTGGGAGTTATGATTTCAGCGTCACATAATCCTGCAAATTATAATGGAATAAAGGTTCTTGCAGAAGGATTTAAAATATCAGATGAAGATGAAGTGGATATAGAAAATATTATTCTTGAAAAACATCCTGACTATGTTCCATATGGCGAAATAGGGAAGATGACGTCATCGCATTTAAAGGACAAATATACAGGATATATAGTATCTTTATTTGAAATAAATAATTTAAATTATAAAATTGCTGTTGATGTTGGAAATGGTGCAACAGGTGCGGTAATAGATAAGATTTTTGGTGCATTTAATATTGATTATGATTTGTATTTTAATGAACCTGACGGTTTAAATATCAATGAAAAATGTGGTTCTACGCATCCAGAAGTTCTTGCAGGAATAGTAAAAGAAAAAGAATATGATCTTGGAATATTATTTGATGGTGATGGTGACAGATGTTTATTCATTGATAAAAATGGTAAATTAATTGATGGAGATAAATTAATGGCAATAAATGCTTTAAAATTAAAAGAAAAAGGAAGATTATCAGGTAATCTCGTTGTTGCAACAATAATGAGTAATTTAGGTTTAGAAAAGTTTCTTGAAAAACATGATATTTCATTAATGAGAACAGCAGTTGGGGATAAATATGTATTGGAAGAAATGTTGGCTTCAAAGGCGAATCTTGGTGGGGAACAATCGGGACATATTATTTTCCTCGATAAAGCTACAACAGGAGATGGGATAATAACAGCGCTTGAAACTCTGGAAACAATGCTTCATTATAACAAAAATATCGATGAACTTATTAAAGATATTCCAGAATATCCTCAATTATTAAAAAATGTTTCTGTGAAAGATAAGAAAGCTGTTATGAGGAATAAAAACTTAATAGAAGCAATAGAGAAATTTTCAAAACTTGATAATTTCAGACTTGTAGTAAGACCATCTGGAACAGAACATAAAATTAGGATAATGGCTGAAGGTGAAGATAAAAAATTAGTGCATGATGTTGTTAATGAATTATATGCCATGATAGAAGAAATAGAAAAATATTAA
- a CDS encoding response regulator, whose protein sequence is MRILIVDDAPFIRNQLKMILEPLNFEIIEASDGEEAVEKYKQFRPNIVTMDITMPKENGLKALQNILAFDPKAKVIMVTSLGHRTRVLEAIEKGAKYYIVKPFSPDKVRDAILKVLNS, encoded by the coding sequence ATGAGAATACTTATTGTAGATGATGCACCATTTATAAGAAATCAATTAAAAATGATATTAGAACCTTTAAACTTTGAAATTATAGAAGCTTCTGATGGTGAAGAAGCTGTTGAAAAATATAAGCAATTCAGGCCAAATATAGTTACAATGGATATTACAATGCCTAAAGAAAACGGTTTAAAGGCTCTACAAAATATTTTAGCTTTTGATCCAAAAGCTAAAGTAATTATGGTGACCTCTTTGGGGCATAGAACAAGAGTTTTAGAAGCTATTGAAAAAGGTGCAAAATATTATATTGTAAAACCTTTTTCTCCAGATAAGGTTAGAGATGCAATTTTAAAGGTATTAAATTCGTAA
- a CDS encoding ATP-binding protein → MLKKYSLFFFLFLLFFTSAFSYIKLYDGWEYKWESEKEWHKYENPGIPIENKGEELLLRYKLPDVTFEEPAIYIRGILNFFTLYIGDKVIYSNISEESYFSPKSIFKIPDNFQNKYLLLKITSKKRDVGFFGEFLLGNEKELLTHQIVYESDRLILIAFNIFIGFLAFIFAIYFWTMNKSLNEGKLFLYLGIFSISLSTFIMGQNQTFKYFYDNPVFWAYLMDIGKYLSPIGILGFFYNIFDYSSKKYIRILIKAHLIIFAGITLIQIFTGIEPNYYVKYVLLLYLLMIIDIMLMMYYMYIGISRFKDRKAYIFSFSIVTVSIFTIYEILGDFRIIKWERPLIQWSIFILINSMIIMSLKNIKDLNLELSVKNKILEIWNEELDKEVSKRTKEIKMLLDNSGEGFLAFDENFIIDDTYSKECLKIFDGDIGKKNILDLLFSEDKDFVKRIFEDIFAENDSLRKEVYFSFLPEEILFKEKYYNLRFKEIDFDDKKKIMLVLKDITNEKALEQAIQTERENLNKIITVIQNYDAFMYNLKDFKYFISHGYIEIFESKDSKNEKNFEIHRAIHTYKGVFAQFYLTQISYTLHLIENEIIKAIEKKTFSQKYFEKLLFEKFNIYEKLSSELDILKEALGEEFLNDEEKLKIPKSKIIELENKVLKYFENEKAKKILKDIRKLRYKKIDDLLKPYLQYSKELATRLGKVINYPQIIQDEDVYIDPDKYFEFIKSLVHVFRNIIDHGIEIPELRIEKGKTEYGNITIRIFKEDGLLKIDIEDDGSGIDKNQLIAVANRKNIPYDKEKIFDIIFHEGFSTKVEVTEISGRGIGLNVVKKEVEKLNGKVYVESEIDKGTIFHFEIPEEDI, encoded by the coding sequence ATGTTAAAAAAATATTCCTTATTTTTCTTTTTGTTTTTATTATTTTTCACTTCAGCTTTCTCATATATTAAGTTATATGATGGCTGGGAATATAAATGGGAATCCGAAAAAGAATGGCACAAATATGAAAATCCCGGTATCCCCATTGAAAATAAGGGCGAAGAACTTTTGCTTCGTTATAAGCTTCCAGATGTGACCTTCGAGGAACCTGCTATTTATATACGCGGAATCCTGAATTTTTTTACCCTTTATATTGGTGATAAGGTAATATATAGCAATATTTCTGAAGAAAGTTATTTTAGCCCTAAAAGCATTTTTAAAATCCCTGATAACTTCCAGAACAAATATCTTCTTTTAAAGATAACTTCTAAAAAAAGGGATGTTGGTTTTTTCGGAGAATTTTTACTTGGCAACGAAAAAGAATTATTAACTCATCAAATAGTTTATGAATCGGATAGATTGATTTTAATAGCATTTAATATCTTTATTGGATTTTTGGCTTTTATTTTTGCCATTTATTTCTGGACAATGAATAAAAGCTTAAATGAAGGAAAATTATTTTTATATCTTGGAATCTTTTCTATTTCTCTTTCAACATTTATTATGGGACAAAATCAAACCTTTAAATACTTTTATGATAATCCTGTTTTCTGGGCATATTTAATGGATATTGGAAAGTATTTATCTCCAATTGGCATTCTGGGATTTTTTTATAATATATTTGACTATTCATCAAAAAAATATATTCGAATTCTCATAAAGGCTCATCTTATTATTTTTGCAGGAATTACATTAATTCAGATTTTTACAGGAATAGAACCAAATTATTATGTAAAATATGTATTATTGCTATATTTATTGATGATTATTGATATAATGCTGATGATGTACTATATGTATATTGGAATTTCCAGATTTAAAGATAGAAAAGCTTATATTTTTTCTTTTTCAATTGTTACTGTTTCTATTTTTACCATTTATGAAATTTTAGGGGATTTTAGAATAATAAAATGGGAAAGGCCTTTAATACAGTGGTCCATTTTTATATTAATAAATTCAATGATTATTATGTCCTTGAAAAATATAAAGGATTTAAACCTTGAACTTTCTGTAAAAAACAAAATTCTTGAAATATGGAACGAAGAACTTGACAAAGAAGTATCAAAACGCACAAAAGAGATTAAGATGTTACTTGATAATTCTGGTGAAGGATTTCTGGCTTTTGACGAGAATTTTATAATTGATGATACATATAGTAAAGAGTGCCTTAAGATTTTTGATGGAGATATAGGAAAGAAAAATATTCTGGATTTATTGTTTTCTGAAGATAAGGATTTTGTAAAACGTATTTTTGAAGATATTTTTGCTGAAAATGATTCTTTAAGAAAAGAAGTTTATTTTTCATTTCTTCCTGAAGAAATATTATTTAAAGAAAAGTATTATAATCTAAGATTTAAAGAAATAGATTTTGATGATAAGAAAAAGATAATGCTTGTATTAAAAGATATTACAAACGAAAAAGCACTTGAACAGGCAATTCAAACAGAACGAGAAAATTTAAATAAAATTATAACTGTTATTCAAAATTACGATGCTTTTATGTATAACTTAAAGGATTTCAAATATTTTATATCACATGGTTATATTGAGATTTTTGAATCTAAAGATTCAAAAAATGAAAAGAATTTTGAAATACACAGAGCCATTCATACATATAAAGGAGTTTTTGCTCAATTTTATCTAACTCAAATCTCATATACTCTTCATTTAATCGAAAATGAGATTATAAAGGCTATTGAAAAGAAAACATTTTCTCAAAAATACTTTGAAAAACTATTATTTGAAAAATTCAACATTTATGAAAAGTTATCCTCTGAATTAGATATTTTGAAAGAGGCTCTGGGTGAGGAATTTTTAAATGACGAGGAAAAACTTAAAATACCAAAAAGCAAGATTATAGAATTAGAAAATAAAGTATTAAAATACTTTGAAAATGAAAAGGCTAAAAAAATATTAAAGGATATACGAAAATTAAGATACAAAAAAATCGATGATTTATTAAAACCTTATTTGCAATATTCTAAAGAATTAGCAACTCGCTTAGGTAAAGTTATAAACTATCCTCAAATTATACAGGATGAAGATGTATATATCGATCCGGATAAGTATTTTGAATTTATAAAATCACTTGTTCATGTTTTTAGAAATATTATAGATCATGGTATTGAAATACCCGAATTACGTATTGAAAAAGGGAAAACTGAATATGGAAATATTACAATACGTATTTTTAAAGAAGACGGACTATTGAAAATTGATATTGAAGATGATGGAAGCGGTATTGACAAAAACCAATTAATTGCTGTTGCCAATCGAAAAAATATCCCCTATGACAAAGAGAAAATTTTTGATATAATATTCCATGAAGGTTTTTCTACAAAGGTTGAAGTTACTGAAATCTCTGGAAGAGGTATTGGGTTAAATGTTGTAAAAAAAGAGGTTGAAAAACTCAACGGAAAGGTATATGTCGAAAGTGAAATAGACAAAGGAACAATATTCCATTTTGAAATACCGGAGGAAGATATATGA
- a CDS encoding bifunctional 5,10-methylenetetrahydrofolate dehydrogenase/5,10-methenyltetrahydrofolate cyclohydrolase codes for MIIDIEPLAESIRNKISEFTKNHEVTLASISCNPDPATKAYLKSQKRLSKKFRINYISIETKNKEEMIKSLKNLSQDNNIDGIFIAQPLPFDIKEIIEYLNPQKDVEGIHPYNLGNLIYGNAYFKPCTADSVVRIINHFTNPDGKKITVIGRSVIVGTPVSIMLSGHENNATVSICHSHTKNIEEYTKKSDIIVSAVGKPAFITKDLVNEKSVVIDVGINVVNDEIVGDVDKNLYDYIYVTEVPGGVGEITSLILLENTIKAYKLKRRDS; via the coding sequence ATGATAATAGATATTGAACCTCTTGCTGAATCCATAAGAAATAAAATATCTGAATTTACAAAAAATCATGAAGTAACTCTGGCAAGTATTTCATGTAATCCAGATCCTGCAACAAAAGCTTATTTAAAATCACAAAAACGTCTATCAAAAAAATTCCGTATTAATTACATATCAATTGAAACAAAAAATAAAGAGGAAATGATTAAATCTTTAAAAAATCTTTCTCAGGATAATAATATTGATGGTATATTTATTGCGCAACCTTTACCATTTGATATTAAGGAAATTATAGAATATCTCAATCCTCAAAAAGATGTGGAAGGAATACACCCATATAATCTTGGTAATTTAATATATGGCAATGCTTATTTCAAACCATGTACCGCTGACTCTGTTGTAAGGATAATAAATCATTTTACCAATCCTGATGGTAAAAAAATCACAGTAATAGGACGTAGTGTAATAGTTGGAACACCAGTTTCCATTATGTTGTCTGGTCATGAAAACAACGCCACTGTTTCTATATGCCATAGTCATACAAAAAATATTGAAGAATACACAAAAAAATCTGATATCATAGTTTCCGCAGTGGGAAAACCGGCATTTATAACAAAAGACCTGGTAAACGAAAAAAGCGTTGTAATAGATGTTGGAATAAATGTTGTTAATGATGAGATCGTTGGAGATGTTGATAAAAACTTATATGATTATATTTACGTTACCGAAGTGCCTGGTGGTGTTGGCGAAATAACCTCCTTAATACTCTTAGAAAATACAATAAAAGCTTATAAATTAAAAAGAAGAGATAGCTAA